From Oenanthe melanoleuca isolate GR-GAL-2019-014 chromosome 4, OMel1.0, whole genome shotgun sequence:
GCTGAACTTCATCTGGGCATGGGATGTGTACTCGGTGCCCTCTTCCAGCCAGCCAGAGATCAGGgcatccccagcagtgccctcgTAGGAAGACACAGCAAGGGTGTACCCTTCAGCTTCAGACCCTACCTGTACGAGATACTCTGCAAACACAGCATTTCCATCCCAGTCCTCTAACTCTACCCGAAGGAGAGTATCATTCTGAGTCAGCAAGTGTAGGTTTTCATTGCCCAGCCAAAACTCTCCTTGCCCCCTGCCATCCACGCTGCCGAAACCTTTCTTGTAGTCTTGCCAGGTCCGGTTAAAATTCACTGATCCATCCATTCTCTGTTGGATCAATAGCCATCCTCCCAAAGTGGTCTCTTGGTCGCAATAAACTGACAAAACTTTATTGGATCCCGCTGGCTTGATTTTGAAAATGCCACTTTTGGCACCAGAAGTGTGTTTCTGGCGGATATCATCacagtctaaaaaaaaaagttgatctGGTTTGACAGAAGTTATCAGCAAAATTTAATAAAAGGTTCAGAGGAATCCAAATACCAATAGCTCAGAGGAAAATTGTTAAACACGTCTTGGATTATGCTAGGTATAGTGAcaggcaaaattaaaaagaattcaGGAAAGGAAACTTTACATATTCTTTAAATTGTGAATTTTTTATGTAATGCCTAAgtattaatgaaatattttcccttttgtttctGAGGTTGTAACAAACAAGACACATTTAATCATCACACTGTTGTACTAGAGTATCTAGAATCAATCTGTCAGTTGATGGAGTTTGGCTCCATTACCTCAATAACTAcctttcccagtgctgggtgtcctTCGCTTCCCTCCTGACGGTCTGAAGCTGCGTGCCTGAAAGTCTGGGGTATCCTCTGCACTTTGATCATGTTCCAACCCACCTAGCTGCTCATTTATTTCACGGATCTTTACTGATTTGGTTTCAAAAGTAGAGCCTCCCTTGTTCTTGAAACTAGAAGTCTTGGAGTGACTTGCACTGCCAGATGGAAATCCAGATGGCTGAAGTCTTCCAAAgtcatcttcctcctcctctcctaAGTCTCCAAATTTGTCTTTTCCCCCATAAGTCCCTGAATGACTGGATACTCCTGGACCTATGTGGCTACTGCCTGTGCCAGTTGTACGTCTGCTGGTGGTGAAGCTGCTAGATCCGCTAACGTGCTTACTAGCAGTGGGTGGAGAGTCAGGGGTAAAAAATGACTCTAGCTCAGGGAATAGAGTCTCTAGCTTGTGTAAGCCATCTGCACCACTAAAATGATAGgtgctcccttccctcccaacATTTCCAGGTAAATAGGAGCAGTCTGAGCCATCAGAAGAAGCTGTTTTCTCAACTACTTCTCTAGTGCCATCAGGCCCAGAGACAATTTTTGTGGTGGTAGTTTTGGTGCATCTACGAACACTGGAGGAGGTTTTGTCTCCCAGACTAAGGGTTTCTCTCCCATGAGTAGGAATAACTAATTTGGTGTATGAAGATTCATCCCCCCTTAATTCTGCCGCGTGATGTGAGCTGTCGCCTCGGGAGGGTTTTGCATCTGTTTCTGATCTTTCTAATACCACTTCCATCTGCTTGATGTCATTAATTATGTTCAGAGCTTGCATTTCTGGCAGAGGCTTATGCTTAAAACGATCAGGAATATTAGAGTCTTTAAGTGGCCTCATTTTCAGTGTGCTCAAGGTGGTTGTTTGAAGCTCTGGGTGCAAGTTGATGGAGTTGGCTTGGGCAAGCTGCTTCTGGATGTTGTCGTAGCTTTCTTTGTCCACCTTGTAATCAAAACTTCTAGCACAGGTTCCTTTGCAAGCTCGTATCTTAATATCAATGTCCACCTACATAACCAGAGAGAAGTAATTTGATTAGGGAGCTTTCCCAACTTTCTCAAGCAAGGGTATCTTCTACTGAACAGGGAAAAGATGAGAGCTGCTCCAGTACCTTCCACTTACAGCTGAGCTTTTTCAAAGTTCGGTTTTGATGTCATCATAGGTTTATTTCCATTGTAAATACAAAATGTGCAATAGCACCATGCACATGAGTTCCACGGGGAAGAACATTGTAGAAGGTTCCCAATCTCTGCTAcctttatttttggggtttagAGGTGTCTTCCTGGTTTTGGAAGGAGTGCTGCGGAGTTGGACATGGTCCATAGGGGCAGAAATGAGCCCTCCAAAGAGAGGGGAAGACTGTGTCATGGCCCTGCTGATGTATTAGGGTTACCATTACTTTCTCGAATGATCCAAATGATGGATTTCTGTTCTAGGAATTAAAATGAGCCTTTGAGCAAAACCACTGTTTGTGCCAGGACTTTTACTTGCGTTACCATCAGAAGAATTGGCTGCAACCTGGGAACACAGGTTTTAATGCCAACCCTAGCtgtgggcagcagtggcagcactggATATGGACAGAGCACATCCCCTTTCTAACTACTCAGCAACTCCTTACAGGAGGATAAACATCTCATACTGAAGCAGTTAGCAGATGGAGCATCCTTGTGGCctgagagagaagcagcagatggGACTAGGACCTCATGGAACTCACTCTGGTTCCTACAGAGGAGATGTAGAAAACCAGGATGGATAGAAACCAACTCATTTGGGCATTTGTCTCAGCAAGTCAGGTCCTGTGAGAGTTGTACCATGttttctcccagctggagcagtgctcacCATAATGTACAGGTCCCCTTTCTGTAGCTAAGCTCTGGAAGGAATGCGAAGTGCATAGCAGGCACCTACCTCTAAGCGCTTCATCTCCACCACTTGTTCCTGGATGCTGTTCTGCAGAGCTTTAATTCTGTTCACTTGAGTGACAATTCTCTGCTTTAATGTCACAATTCTCCGTCTCAGTTCTCCTGACAGGCGACCATAAGTCTCATCAAGCTCTGAAACAAAAATGCCTCACAGTCAGAAATGCCCATGTGCTTCTCTTTCCTAAATATGCATCATATTTTAAATTGGGAAATACTTCTCATAGTACTGAGcagattaaaattaaattaatttttgctaACTAGTTAAGAGTCTATTATTATGGTTGTTCTGTTTCTTGTTAATAATATCCAGTGCAGTCTGTACTTTCACTACATATGGCTTATTCACAAAAAAGTAGTAATAAAGTAATGGATCATAAAACTGGGCACAAGGTACTTACCCTGAGCACTGTCCAGGTTTGGTTTTAGTGCATTTACAGTTTCCACAATTATCTGATTGGACTTCTTATAGTTGTTTTGATTATCTGAGAGCAGCTTCTTGATTTTTTCTATTCTCTGACTAAACTCCTGGTCTTTTTCATCAATCAGTCCTTGCATTCTGCATCCTGATGGACATTTGGTACCCTAGAATTGAAAGAGGGAAATAATTGTGCTAAAATCCTCA
This genomic window contains:
- the FGA gene encoding fibrinogen alpha chain; protein product: MIPVRILCLFLCLSIAWAQDGESTFEQVGAGVRGPRIVEHKSQSSCQSEKSWPICADDDWGTKCPSGCRMQGLIDEKDQEFSQRIEKIKKLLSDNQNNYKKSNQIIVETVNALKPNLDSAQELDETYGRLSGELRRRIVTLKQRIVTQVNRIKALQNSIQEQVVEMKRLEVDIDIKIRACKGTCARSFDYKVDKESYDNIQKQLAQANSINLHPELQTTTLSTLKMRPLKDSNIPDRFKHKPLPEMQALNIINDIKQMEVVLERSETDAKPSRGDSSHHAAELRGDESSYTKLVIPTHGRETLSLGDKTSSSVRRCTKTTTTKIVSGPDGTREVVEKTASSDGSDCSYLPGNVGREGSTYHFSGADGLHKLETLFPELESFFTPDSPPTASKHVSGSSSFTTSRRTTGTGSSHIGPGVSSHSGTYGGKDKFGDLGEEEEDDFGRLQPSGFPSGSASHSKTSSFKNKGGSTFETKSVKIREINEQLGGLEHDQSAEDTPDFQARSFRPSGGKRRTPSTGKDCDDIRQKHTSGAKSGIFKIKPAGSNKVLSVYCDQETTLGGWLLIQQRMDGSVNFNRTWQDYKKGFGSVDGRGQGEFWLGNENLHLLTQNDTLLRVELEDWDGNAVFAEYLVQVGSEAEGYTLAVSSYEGTAGDALISGWLEEGTEYTSHAQMKFSTFDRDQDHWEENCAEIYGGGWWYNSCQAANLNGIYYLGGHYDPRYNVPYEIENGVVWLPFKASDYSLKTARMKIRPIETL